The following proteins are co-located in the Spea bombifrons isolate aSpeBom1 chromosome 3, aSpeBom1.2.pri, whole genome shotgun sequence genome:
- the PPP1R2 gene encoding protein phosphatase inhibitor 2, which produces MAAQTQRPVKGILKNKNNSEPSVLCPVNNPELYPDREDDQSKKSQKWDEMNILATYHPSDKDYGLMKIDEPSTPYHRMVGDDEDDEGAMSDSEPNEALTADVLARKLAAAEGVDPKILTQEDSSEEEEEELTPEEKEKKKEFEMRRKCHYNEAMNIKLARQLIAKELAGEEDEEDEDEDEEMQDITDTEVHPDQLQNNDRVL; this is translated from the exons ATGGCGGCCCAAACGCAGAGACCAGTAAAAGGCATCTTAAAGAACAAGAACAACTCCGAGCCTTCCGTGCTGTGCCCGGTCAACAACCCCGAATTATATCCGGACCGGGAGGACGATCAGAG taagaAGTCCCAGAAATGGGATGAAATGAACATCCTTGCCACTTACCATCCTTCTGACAAAGACTATGGCTTAATGAAAATTGACGAACCAAGTACACCATATCACAG AATGGTTGGagatgatgaagatgatgaagGAGCCATGAGTGACTCTGAGCCGAATGAAGCCCTCACTGCTGATGTGTTAGCTAGAAA ACTAGCAGCTGCAGAAGGAGTTGATCCTAAAATCTTGACTCAAGAGGACAGCAgtgaggaggaagaagaggaactgACACCAGAGGAAAAAG aaaagaaaaaggaatttGAAATGAGAAGGAAATGTCATTACAACGAGGCGATGAACATCAAGCTGGCAAGACAGCTGATTGCAAAAGAACTGGCAGGGGAAGAAGATGAGGAAGATGAAGACGAAGATGAAGAGATGCAGGATATCACAGACACTGAAG TTCACCCCGACCAGCTGCAGAACAATGACAGAGTCCTATAG
- the LOC128483395 gene encoding D-beta-hydroxybutyrate dehydrogenase, mitochondrial-like yields MGLSAARIRACLLVCLSLGLTLVLGFGLPEALKLFFSLLGFPCENASHGIVLLYFVFVLCVAVPSMPRGTLPVQGKEVLITGCDTGFGFALAKHLHKLGFTVFAGCLLKDKNGDGARELESVQSERLRVVQMDVCSEKEVARALEFVRKHLKDPEKGLWGLVNNAGISTFGEVEFTSIEKYKEVADVNLWGTIRVTKAFLPLIRRAKGRVVCMASMLGRMGSPSRSGYCVSKYGVEAFSDCLRQEMYRWGVKVISIEPGNYIAATGIFTRDSVERRGAEMWEKASDVVREDYGESHFTQLVSSMKSFVSSGSKDMNDVLDAITDALCSKYPYTRYNPTETYWWIKLQIMTHLPTAIADRLYTR; encoded by the exons ATGGGGCTGTCAGCGGCACGGATCAGGGCCTGCCTGCTGGTATGCCTGTCTCTTGGCCTCACGCTGGTTCTGGGCTTCGGGCTCCCGGAGGCTCTGAAGCTGTTCTTCAGTCTGTTGGGGTTCCCTTGTGAGAACGCGTCACACGGCATTGTCCTGCTGTACTTTGTGTTTGTGCTGTGTGTGGCAGTGCCATCCATGCCAAGGGGCACCCTACCA GTACAGGGTAAAGAGGTGCTGATCACGGGCTGTGACACAGGATTTGGGTTTGCTTTGGCAAAACACTTGCACAAATTAGGATTTACAGTATTTGCTGGTTGTCTGTTGAAG gaTAAAAATGGAGATGGCGCCCGGGAATTGGAAAGCGTTCAGTCTGAGCGCCTGAGAGTAGTTCAGATGGATGTATGCAGTGAGAAAGAGGTTGCTAGAGCACTAGAATTTGTAAGAAAGCACCTCAAAGACCCAGAGAAAG GTCTGTGGGGTTTAGTAAATAATGCTGGGATATCTACCTTTGGTGAGGTGGAATTTACAagcatagaaaaatataaagaggTGGCAGATGTGAACCTTTGGGGAACGATACGGGTAACGAAAGCATTCTTGCCACTAATACGGCGTGCAAAAG GCCGTGTGGTTTGCATGGCAAGCATGCTTGGAAGAATGGGTAGCCCATCCCGGTCTGGCTACTGTGTATCTAAATATGGAGTGGAAGCCTTCTCTGACTGCCTGAGACAGGAAATGTACAGATGGGGAGTCAAGGTTATTTCCATCGAGCCTGGAAACTATATCGCTGCCACTGGAATTTTCACCAGAGACAGCGTAGAAAGGCGAGGCGCAGAGATGTGGGAAAAAGCATCAGACGTTGTGCGAGAGGATTATGGGGAATCTCATTTCACGCAGCTAGTCTCCAGTATGAAATCCTTTGTGAGCTCAGGCTCAAAAGACATGAATGATGTTCTTGATGCTATTACAGATGCCCTTTGTTCAAAATACCCGTATACACGGTACAACCCCACGGAAACCTATTGGTGGATAAAACTCCAAATTATGACACACCTGCCAACAGCCATTGCAGACCGGCTTTATACACgctga
- the BDH1 gene encoding D-beta-hydroxybutyrate dehydrogenase, mitochondrial has translation MLAAKTCCHLPLRTLQLQGRADHWRVLKTLSTIYVTPTGRRAYASQAADGNKAVLVTGCDSGFGFSLAKHLHDKGFTVFAGCLLKDKGDAGVKELDNLNSDRMKTVQLNVVKQEEVEKAVEIIRDNLKDPEKGLWGVVNNAGISTFGEVEFTSMETYKEVAEVNLWGTVRVTKACLPLIRRAKGRVVNISSMLGRMANPARSPYCITKFGVEAFSDCLRYEMHPLGVKVSVVEPGNFIAATSLYSPEKIKAIGDKMWAELPEKVKKDYGREYFDEKISRMNTYCNSGSTDTSPVINDVTHALTAATPYTRYHPMDYYWWLRMQIMTHLPGAISDKIYIH, from the exons ATGCTGGCTGCTAAAACCTGCTGTCACCTTCCCCTGCGGACGCTCCAGCTGCAAGGTCGCGCAGATCACTGGAG GGTTCTGAAGACATTGTCCACCATCTATGTAACGCCAACCGGAAGACGTGCTTATGCAAGTCAGGCTGCTGAc GGAAATAAAGCAGTACTTGTAACAGGATGTGATTCAGGATTCGGGTTTAGCCTGGCTAAGCACCTACACGATAAAGGTTTCACTGTGTTTGCTGGATGTCTCCTAAAG GACAAGGGAGATGCAGGCGTGAAAGAACTGGACAACTTGAACAGTGATAGGATGAAAACTGTTCAGCTTAATGTTGTGAAGCAAGAGGAGGTGGAGAAGGCTGTAGAGATCATTCGAGATAACTTGAAGGACCCCGAAAAGG gTTTATGGGGTGTTGTTAACAATGCTGGTATCTCCACCTTCGGAGAAGTGGAATTCACTAGCATGGAGACCTACAAAGAGGTTGCTGAAGTTAATCTGTGGGGCACAGTTCGTGTAACCAAAGCTTGTCTTCCCCTCATCCGCAGGGCCAAAG GTCGTGTCGTGAACATCAGCAGCATGCTGGGTCGCATGGCAAACCCTGCTCGCTCCCCTTACTGCATCAcaaagtttggtgtggaagcaTTCTCAGACTGCCTTCGCTATGAGATGCACCCACTTGGCGTGAAGGTCAGTGTGGTGGAGCCGGGGAATTTCATTGCTGCCACCAGCCTGTATAGTCCTGAAAAAATCAAAGCCATTGGAGATAAGATGTGGGCAGAGCTACCTGAGAAGGTGAAGAAGGATTATGGAAGAGAGTACTTTGATGAGAAAATATCCCGGATGAACACATACTGCAACAGTGGCTCAACAGACACATCACCAGTGATAAATGATGTCACTCACGCTCTGACTGCGGCAACTCCGTACACACGCTATCATCCCATGGATTATTACTGGTGGCTTAGGATGCAAATTATGACACATTTGCCTGGTGCTATATCTGACAAGATTTATATACATTGA